A single Candidatus Poribacteria bacterium DNA region contains:
- a CDS encoding BamA/TamA family outer membrane protein has translation MKSALSILILLFISLSAWGREIELRGAFTLSIELRKADVKAEVWDQDKLDVEGKGLKYRILRENGRIVVRSPNGKIEGYPELRVRMPHGMGLELSLDNGRAIVSGVEGEIRIAVGEGDILLDGTSGSYDVAVSLGNIAAKLFLDGEARFKSVDGNIYISVLSDDPMPMEVESGRGDILIELPQGYHAALEMFSGNGKAKCDFNLIDRSTQDGRIDGRIGEGGPYLKASAYKGSVWIKKVILPHPGGKAYTNRYVCFLTKTPPQIDGYPNDRTWWDGDPIELDKVHALFKHDGEKLYGLIVIRCDPDQLKAKTVDRNEKFKGDSYVKLIFIENRRRYTLMVNPIETIYCENWNPILEVASGIGADFWLIELAIPLRSISQTPLEKLGFNLEVKAGDVKAKWAENGNGEMILSQDLPRTWMTKIERITVEDSEPIGKSGLLKLINMNEGDQIPLDDLEIIRVNLLLTGIFQDISFVVEKSDSGVNLTVKPLLSELYLVRKIEISGMELLDGIRMARIFRTIDEAIPEERAKLWAKMIERVYVGKGYDFAKVGIDVENDRMIVEVNEGIIKDVRVLGNKRVRYDEVKRAFGKLPFLVKNRTELERMIRDLGKRLREENSSFSSIKNWRLEEIKGGYLLRLQIAERKPFSSHLSPLFDFNRVHGVVLGGKYQISSRLCGGERLYAEVERGFSSGIWDYNLGAEKGIMPRGEVTLGGHMYRMTETNDLWRISRLENLLAELIFGRAYMDFLHREGWEVYSSAELSDRFRFRIGYSDDRYESLTKTTDWYLFSKGEGGEPRRRIYNMREGWRLPDERKRENLAIDEGEMRSLWARFYVDLRDERRWEEYHLLEYPSPAWKTRNGWLAYLGVELAGGWLGGDFDFSLVRFMIARYNRLGRHRIDIRLMGSYTPDEGELPLQRKTYLGGMGSLRGYHFKEFEDDSLLLLNLDYGLKLMKGLWLDMFLDAGYLWYRKETKMSSGFGFNLGPIRIDFAQALGDPDREMITSLRIRRVF, from the coding sequence TTGAAATCCGCCCTTTCAATTCTTATTCTCCTGTTTATCTCTCTCTCCGCTTGGGGACGTGAGATCGAGCTCAGGGGGGCTTTTACCCTATCGATCGAGCTCAGAAAAGCCGATGTGAAGGCCGAGGTGTGGGATCAGGACAAACTGGATGTTGAGGGGAAAGGGCTGAAGTACCGGATCTTAAGGGAGAATGGAAGGATTGTAGTCCGATCTCCGAACGGGAAAATCGAGGGTTATCCCGAACTCAGGGTGAGAATGCCTCATGGGATGGGATTGGAACTGAGCCTCGATAACGGCAGAGCGATCGTGAGCGGAGTTGAAGGTGAGATCAGAATCGCCGTGGGGGAAGGCGATATACTGCTCGACGGCACATCGGGAAGTTACGACGTCGCCGTGAGCTTAGGGAACATAGCCGCCAAACTCTTTCTCGACGGTGAAGCCAGGTTCAAATCGGTCGATGGGAATATATATATCTCGGTCCTCAGCGATGATCCCATGCCTATGGAGGTCGAATCGGGCAGAGGCGACATCCTGATCGAGCTGCCCCAAGGATATCATGCCGCTCTGGAGATGTTCTCGGGCAACGGAAAGGCGAAATGCGATTTCAACTTGATCGACCGTTCAACACAGGATGGGCGGATTGATGGTAGGATAGGAGAAGGTGGCCCATACCTTAAAGCCAGCGCATATAAAGGAAGCGTATGGATCAAAAAGGTCATTCTCCCGCACCCCGGCGGCAAAGCATATACCAACAGATACGTCTGCTTCTTGACGAAAACCCCACCTCAGATAGATGGATATCCGAATGACAGAACATGGTGGGACGGAGATCCCATCGAGCTCGATAAGGTTCACGCCCTTTTTAAGCATGATGGTGAGAAGCTGTACGGATTGATCGTGATCAGATGTGATCCGGATCAGCTTAAGGCGAAAACGGTGGACAGAAATGAGAAGTTCAAAGGCGATAGCTATGTTAAATTGATCTTCATCGAAAACCGCCGACGGTATACATTGATGGTCAATCCGATCGAGACGATCTACTGTGAAAACTGGAACCCCATTCTGGAGGTCGCCTCAGGGATAGGCGCTGATTTCTGGCTGATCGAGCTGGCGATACCGTTGAGGTCCATAAGCCAAACGCCCCTGGAAAAACTGGGGTTCAACCTGGAGGTGAAGGCTGGTGATGTGAAAGCGAAATGGGCTGAGAATGGAAACGGCGAGATGATCCTCTCACAAGATCTACCTCGAACATGGATGACCAAGATCGAGAGAATCACCGTGGAGGATTCCGAGCCGATCGGGAAATCCGGTCTCCTTAAGCTGATCAACATGAATGAGGGAGATCAGATACCTCTTGACGATCTGGAGATCATCAGGGTTAACCTGTTGTTAACCGGTATCTTCCAGGATATCTCCTTCGTGGTGGAGAAAAGCGATAGTGGTGTAAATCTAACCGTTAAACCTCTTTTGAGCGAGCTATATCTCGTGAGGAAGATCGAAATATCGGGGATGGAGCTCCTCGATGGCATTAGAATGGCGAGGATCTTCAGGACGATAGACGAGGCGATACCCGAGGAAAGGGCAAAGCTGTGGGCTAAAATGATCGAGAGGGTTTACGTGGGAAAAGGATACGATTTTGCCAAGGTCGGTATCGATGTGGAGAACGATAGGATGATAGTTGAAGTTAACGAAGGAATCATAAAAGATGTGAGGGTATTAGGAAATAAAAGGGTCAGATACGATGAGGTGAAGAGGGCCTTCGGGAAATTGCCCTTTCTCGTGAAAAACAGAACAGAGCTGGAGAGGATGATACGGGATCTGGGGAAGAGGTTAAGAGAGGAAAACAGCTCGTTTAGCTCTATTAAGAATTGGCGGCTTGAGGAGATAAAAGGCGGTTATCTCCTAAGGCTGCAGATCGCCGAAAGGAAACCTTTTTCCTCCCATCTCTCACCTCTCTTCGACTTCAACAGGGTACACGGCGTGGTGTTGGGCGGGAAATACCAAATAAGCTCTAGGCTTTGCGGAGGGGAGCGGTTATATGCCGAGGTCGAAAGGGGGTTCTCAAGCGGCATCTGGGACTACAACCTCGGAGCTGAAAAAGGAATTATGCCTCGGGGCGAGGTAACCCTTGGAGGACATATGTATAGAATGACTGAGACCAACGATCTCTGGAGGATATCCCGCCTTGAAAACCTGCTCGCCGAGCTTATATTCGGCAGGGCATACATGGATTTCCTCCACAGGGAGGGATGGGAGGTCTACTCCTCCGCCGAGCTCTCCGACCGATTTAGATTCAGGATCGGATACAGCGATGATAGATATGAGAGCCTGACTAAAACGACGGATTGGTATCTGTTTTCCAAAGGGGAGGGGGGTGAACCGAGGCGTAGGATCTATAACATGCGGGAGGGATGGAGACTGCCTGATGAGCGGAAGCGGGAGAACCTTGCTATAGACGAAGGTGAGATGAGAAGTCTATGGGCGAGGTTTTATGTCGATCTGAGAGATGAGCGGAGGTGGGAGGAATATCACCTGCTCGAATACCCCTCCCCAGCATGGAAGACGCGTAACGGATGGCTGGCATATCTCGGTGTCGAGCTGGCCGGAGGATGGTTGGGAGGCGATTTCGATTTCTCCCTCGTGAGGTTCATGATAGCTAGGTATAACAGGTTAGGCAGACATAGAATCGATATAAGACTTATGGGATCATATACGCCCGATGAGGGGGAACTGCCCCTTCAGAGGAAAACATATCTGGGCGGAATGGGATCGCTGAGGGGATACCACTTCAAGGAGTTCGAGGACGATTCTCTTCTGCTTTTAAACCTGGACTACGGCTTGAAGCTAATGAAAGGGCTATGGCTTGATATGTTTCTCGATGCTGGATACCTCTGGTATAGGAAGGAGACGAAGATGTCGAGCGGATTCGGCTTTAACCTCGGACCGATCAGAATCGATTTCGCCCAAGCGCTTGGCGATCCCGACAGGGAGATGATAACGAGCCTGAGGATAAGAAGGGTTTTCTGA
- a CDS encoding YifB family Mg chelatase-like AAA ATPase has translation MLSVTLSGALFGLDAYIVKVEVDVSDGLPSFNIVGLPDTAVRESKERVTAAIRNSGFKFPAKRITVNLAPADIRKEGSAFDLPIAIALLAAAGHISLQRERLLLLGELSLDGTVRPVKGALPITLGARKAGLDGVIVPPENGLEAAVVEGMNVYQVKTLSEAAAFLSGEVEISTVQYDVREAFRKGAAYNVDFSDVKGQEHVKRALEVAAAGGHNVVMIGPPGSGKTMLARRLPTILPDMTLEEALETTKIHSIAGLLSPDTPIISTRPFRSPHHTVSNAGLIGGGTYPRPGEVSLAHNGVLFLDELPEFRRDVLEVLRQPLEEGTVTISRAAATVSYPANFMLICAMNPCPCGYFGDPNHRCRCTPTQIQHYISRISGPLLDRIDIHVEVPAVRYRELASERKGESSQAIKERVQTARQIQRERFKGTRIRCNADMSSRDIRRYCAVDERSQELLRIAITQLGLSARAYDRVLKVSRTIADLEGSERIKPEHVSEAIQYRGLDRQYWA, from the coding sequence ATGCTCTCTGTCACTTTAAGTGGGGCTTTATTCGGCCTCGACGCTTATATTGTTAAGGTCGAAGTGGATGTCTCCGACGGACTTCCCTCCTTTAACATCGTAGGTCTTCCCGATACGGCGGTCAGGGAGTCCAAGGAGAGAGTGACAGCGGCGATCAGGAACTCCGGGTTCAAGTTTCCCGCCAAACGGATAACGGTTAACCTTGCTCCCGCCGACATCCGTAAGGAGGGATCGGCATTTGACCTCCCGATAGCCATCGCTCTCCTGGCAGCGGCCGGGCACATCTCACTGCAGCGTGAGCGATTGCTCCTGCTGGGCGAGCTTTCGTTGGATGGGACGGTTAGGCCTGTGAAAGGAGCCTTGCCGATAACACTGGGCGCCAGGAAGGCAGGACTGGATGGGGTGATAGTGCCACCCGAAAACGGACTCGAGGCAGCGGTCGTTGAAGGAATGAACGTATATCAGGTCAAAACGCTCTCAGAAGCCGCCGCTTTCCTGTCAGGGGAAGTTGAAATATCGACCGTTCAGTATGATGTGAGGGAGGCGTTCCGAAAGGGAGCAGCCTACAACGTTGATTTTTCCGACGTGAAAGGGCAAGAGCATGTCAAGCGGGCTTTGGAGGTGGCGGCTGCCGGCGGACATAATGTCGTTATGATAGGCCCACCCGGCTCCGGAAAGACGATGCTCGCCAGAAGACTGCCCACGATCCTCCCCGATATGACGCTGGAAGAGGCCCTTGAGACAACCAAGATTCACAGCATCGCCGGCCTCCTTTCACCCGATACACCCATCATATCCACCAGACCCTTCCGTTCGCCGCATCATACCGTATCGAACGCCGGGCTGATCGGAGGGGGAACCTATCCAAGGCCGGGCGAGGTATCGCTGGCTCATAACGGTGTGCTATTTCTGGACGAGCTTCCGGAGTTTAGGAGGGATGTGCTCGAGGTTTTACGTCAGCCGCTCGAGGAGGGAACGGTCACCATATCCCGAGCGGCCGCCACGGTCAGCTATCCGGCTAACTTCATGTTGATATGCGCTATGAACCCCTGCCCATGCGGATACTTCGGAGATCCTAATCACAGATGCAGATGTACTCCTACCCAGATACAGCATTATATATCGAGAATCTCCGGCCCCCTCCTCGATAGGATAGACATACACGTCGAAGTGCCCGCCGTCAGATACAGGGAGCTGGCCAGTGAGAGAAAGGGAGAAAGTTCCCAGGCTATAAAGGAGAGGGTTCAAACTGCCCGTCAGATCCAGAGGGAAAGATTTAAAGGAACGAGGATCAGATGTAATGCCGATATGTCATCGAGAGATATAAGGAGATACTGCGCCGTGGATGAAAGGTCACAGGAGCTTCTGAGGATAGCCATAACCCAGCTGGGTTTAAGCGCGAGGGCGTACGATAGGGTCTTGAAAGTCTCCAGAACGATAGCCGATCTTGAAGGCAGTGAGCGAATCAAACCTGAACATGTCTCAGAAGCCATACAGTATAGAGGATTGGATAGACAGTATTGGGCGTGA
- a CDS encoding Flp family type IVb pilin — protein MMKAITHHLKDQKGQALIEYTILTGLIGLAMVVAIANVADQIMDIWNDLTQDLDTIDDGVSDSDLIFPVSNPDGCDSNSEEDGYRDETGNNFYNGY, from the coding sequence ATGATGAAAGCCATAACACACCACCTTAAAGATCAGAAGGGTCAGGCATTAATTGAATATACCATTCTAACCGGATTAATCGGGCTGGCTATGGTCGTGGCCATCGCCAACGTCGCCGATCAGATCATGGACATCTGGAACGACCTGACCCAGGATTTGGATACGATCGATGATGGTGTTTCCGATTCTGACCTTATCTTCCCAGTCTCTAATCCTGACGGTTGTGATAGTAACAGCGAAGAGGATGGTTACCGGGACGAGACCGGAAATAACTTTTACAACGGCTATTGA
- a CDS encoding TrmJ/YjtD family RNA methyltransferase translates to MRAIRITPPDNLKNIWVILKEPQIPGNIGSTARAMKGMGLTRLILVNPVPGWRESDQPWTFACWSHDVLHNALEVESLDEILSEIHLLVGTTNRRRDPRLPEIIPARQGAKRIAAISRDHVVGVMFGREDFGLSTDDISRCHLCLSVPMAVRNPSLNLSHAVAIIAYEILMASIEDIPSPNPDLPPANDLEALTERITRLLKRTDFKPANGNWDTLLYSIRRVLTRAQLERRDIATLHLIFAHLESFISRGM, encoded by the coding sequence ATGAGGGCTATTCGGATAACACCTCCGGATAACCTCAAAAACATATGGGTTATCCTCAAAGAACCTCAGATCCCTGGGAATATAGGATCAACCGCTCGGGCGATGAAGGGGATGGGATTAACGCGGCTTATCCTAGTTAATCCCGTCCCGGGATGGAGAGAATCGGATCAACCCTGGACTTTCGCCTGCTGGTCACATGATGTACTCCATAACGCCCTCGAAGTTGAATCGCTTGATGAGATTTTAAGCGAGATACATCTCTTGGTCGGAACGACCAATCGCAGGCGTGATCCCAGGCTGCCGGAGATCATCCCCGCTCGCCAGGGGGCGAAAAGAATAGCCGCCATATCCCGCGATCATGTGGTGGGGGTTATGTTCGGAAGGGAGGATTTCGGTTTATCCACAGATGATATAAGCCGGTGCCATCTTTGCCTATCTGTTCCCATGGCCGTTAGAAACCCATCGCTCAACCTCTCACATGCCGTTGCTATAATAGCTTATGAGATATTAATGGCCTCGATCGAAGATATTCCATCACCAAACCCGGATCTTCCGCCGGCTAACGATCTTGAGGCTTTAACCGAGAGGATAACCAGACTATTGAAAAGGACGGATTTCAAACCGGCTAATGGGAATTGGGATACCCTCCTCTATTCCATCAGGCGGGTCTTAACGAGGGCTCAGCTTGAAAGGCGTGATATTGCCACTCTTCACCTCATCTTCGCCCACCTGGAGAGCTTCATCTCCCGGGGGATGTGA
- a CDS encoding HEAT repeat domain-containing protein → MRRIMTISILVFLVALMGCGQHRYQDKRIGIEVQSLDPDLRGRWGVEGVVITKVFPNTPAQRAGLEEGEMIYKVSVRRPVRGKRDLMKNISEGIKHEKMVTLELTDGRKILLAVRSVRDNTGIIFDGTRVKSIDEGSPSSLSGLKPGDQVKAVIITRTIRNLDDYKKIVGKIVKSSHELTFTTNELSGVKLAAVRALGEIGGSEAVKVLLQILESEEELFREPAAKALERLSDRFSSPELISKMIKHLQIKYEPNPEIRASCALALAKLKPVEAIPTLIKTLYDPVANIRFKAGVALASIGTPALEPLIEELRKTQDPNVQDIIASTLGEIGTGKARDALISAYSWIKSSSVRLSILNSLAEIGDEKAMSFLRGVSATETDPQVKVYLDTLIAKAK, encoded by the coding sequence ATGAGACGAATTATGACGATCTCCATCTTGGTTTTTCTGGTGGCCCTGATGGGGTGCGGCCAACATAGATACCAGGATAAAAGGATAGGGATCGAGGTGCAATCTCTGGACCCGGATCTGCGCGGCAGATGGGGCGTTGAAGGCGTGGTGATAACTAAGGTCTTTCCCAATACACCAGCTCAGAGGGCAGGACTTGAAGAAGGCGAGATGATCTACAAGGTCAGCGTTCGAAGGCCGGTGAGGGGTAAGCGGGATCTGATGAAGAATATCTCCGAGGGCATCAAACATGAGAAGATGGTTACGCTTGAGCTGACTGACGGTAGGAAAATTCTCCTGGCGGTCAGAAGCGTCAGGGATAACACTGGGATTATCTTCGACGGAACTAGGGTGAAATCCATCGACGAAGGTTCCCCATCCTCGCTATCAGGGCTCAAACCCGGAGATCAGGTCAAGGCGGTGATAATCACACGCACGATTAGAAATCTTGATGACTACAAAAAGATAGTCGGCAAAATAGTTAAGAGCTCCCATGAGCTAACATTCACCACTAACGAGCTAAGCGGAGTTAAGCTCGCCGCCGTCAGAGCCCTCGGCGAGATAGGAGGATCTGAAGCGGTAAAGGTGCTCCTGCAGATCTTGGAAAGCGAAGAGGAGTTATTCAGGGAACCGGCTGCCAAAGCCCTTGAAAGGTTAAGCGATAGGTTCTCAAGCCCTGAGTTGATCTCCAAGATGATAAAACACCTTCAGATAAAGTATGAGCCCAATCCGGAGATACGGGCAAGCTGTGCTCTGGCGCTGGCCAAGCTTAAGCCGGTCGAAGCCATCCCGACGCTGATAAAGACGCTTTACGATCCCGTGGCCAATATCAGGTTTAAAGCCGGCGTGGCACTCGCTTCCATCGGAACGCCGGCGCTTGAGCCGCTGATCGAGGAGCTGAGGAAAACACAGGACCCCAACGTCCAGGATATAATCGCCTCGACCCTGGGCGAGATAGGTACCGGAAAAGCGCGAGATGCTCTGATATCGGCTTACTCCTGGATCAAATCCTCCTCCGTTCGCCTCTCGATCCTGAATTCCCTTGCCGAGATCGGGGACGAAAAGGCGATGAGCTTCCTGAGAGGGGTGTCAGCTACGGAAACCGACCCTCAGGTTAAGGTTTATCTGGATACCCTTATAGCTAAGGCTAAATGA
- a CDS encoding HEAT repeat domain-containing protein, with protein sequence MKGKIREITAILLCFIFLTATLAILGCGAQNEHLAKGKELLKSNKRRKEERAVAEFKLAVKEEPDNAEAHYLIGYYDENATVQERGEHLYLAYKNDKRKYLDVLIYETLRVNDQNLIQATLYALRKAYKTGGQKEVLKKLLEGIKSKDSRDRYDAGLALAYIGDKKDGDPDRVVPELIKLLDHKRMGTRLNAVLALGEIGDERAVNPIYQKIILITDEKNKENPEVRRLAVEALGKIGTKSAMDKLVEIIQDKGSSLRVDAIEILAKIAGQDVVPILTHILGEKGAREVKVKL encoded by the coding sequence ATGAAGGGAAAAATCAGGGAGATTACAGCGATTTTGCTTTGTTTTATCTTTCTCACGGCCACGCTCGCCATTCTGGGATGTGGCGCTCAGAACGAGCACCTCGCCAAGGGGAAGGAGCTTCTTAAATCGAACAAGCGCCGTAAGGAAGAGAGAGCCGTGGCCGAGTTCAAACTGGCCGTTAAGGAGGAACCTGATAACGCTGAAGCCCATTACCTCATAGGATATTACGATGAAAACGCCACCGTTCAGGAGAGAGGAGAACATCTCTATCTGGCATACAAAAACGATAAACGGAAATATCTGGACGTGCTGATATATGAGACGCTCCGTGTGAACGACCAGAACCTCATACAGGCAACCCTTTACGCCCTGAGAAAGGCGTATAAGACCGGAGGACAGAAGGAAGTGCTCAAAAAGCTGCTTGAGGGGATAAAATCAAAGGACTCCAGGGATAGATATGACGCGGGGCTAGCTCTAGCATATATCGGAGATAAGAAGGATGGAGACCCCGACAGGGTGGTGCCGGAGCTCATAAAGCTTCTCGATCATAAGAGAATGGGCACAAGGCTGAACGCCGTGCTCGCTCTAGGAGAAATAGGAGATGAGAGAGCCGTGAACCCGATCTACCAGAAGATCATCCTGATAACGGATGAGAAAAACAAGGAGAACCCGGAGGTGAGAAGACTGGCCGTGGAAGCGCTCGGAAAGATAGGAACGAAATCCGCAATGGATAAACTTGTGGAGATCATTCAGGATAAGGGTTCCTCGCTCAGGGTCGATGCCATAGAGATCCTCGCCAAAATCGCCGGGCAGGATGTGGTGCCCATATTGACTCACATATTGGGAGAGAAAGGAGCTAGAGAGGTTAAGGTGAAATTATGA
- a CDS encoding GNAT family N-acetyltransferase, whose product MEQEFEIKAILRIRRPTMEDAPALHTYCFPSLKAKDVEEKLRSDLEDMEGGKVIRLVADAGGYAIGNIKLTLDEENPSVGRVSDVVVAGPFKGINVADKLMQVLSDVAKSKGVKTLEVQVHRSETRVIEAFKKWGFSEREIITLEKHLD is encoded by the coding sequence TTGGAACAGGAGTTTGAAATAAAGGCGATTCTGAGGATAAGAAGGCCAACCATGGAGGACGCTCCGGCGCTGCATACCTACTGTTTCCCATCCCTTAAGGCTAAAGATGTGGAGGAGAAGTTGAGGTCAGATCTCGAGGATATGGAAGGTGGCAAGGTGATAAGGCTTGTCGCCGACGCCGGAGGATATGCTATAGGCAACATCAAACTCACGCTTGACGAGGAAAACCCTTCCGTGGGCAGGGTTTCGGACGTCGTTGTGGCCGGACCTTTCAAGGGGATAAACGTCGCTGATAAGCTCATGCAGGTGTTATCAGATGTGGCAAAATCTAAAGGGGTTAAAACCCTTGAGGTTCAGGTCCACAGAAGCGAAACCAGAGTCATCGAGGCCTTCAAGAAATGGGGATTCTCCGAAAGGGAGATCATCACGCTGGAAAAACATCTGGATTAG
- a CDS encoding SDR family oxidoreductase: MKHPGLKDLFSIEGQIAFVTGGGRGIGKVFCKTLAEAGADVIVVDIDPDTASQTAGEIEEMGRTALAIKADVTKSDEVDRVVQVSLDRFGRIDILVNNAGICIHENAEDMTDEQWDAVMDVNLKGVFYCCRAVGKVMIKQGGGKIVNVASMSASIVNRPQNQVSYNASKAGVVMLTKSLAVEWAQYGIRVNAISPGYMLTEMTKKVSHMFPLWEPMVPMRRLGEPEELRGALLFLVSDASSYVTGHNLIVDGGYTLI, from the coding sequence ATGAAGCATCCGGGCTTGAAGGATCTCTTTTCAATCGAGGGACAGATCGCCTTCGTCACAGGAGGGGGTAGAGGCATAGGTAAGGTTTTCTGTAAGACCCTAGCTGAGGCCGGCGCTGACGTGATCGTCGTTGATATCGACCCCGATACCGCCTCTCAGACGGCCGGGGAGATCGAGGAGATGGGCAGGACTGCCCTTGCCATCAAGGCGGATGTCACCAAATCGGATGAGGTGGATAGAGTTGTCCAGGTGAGCTTGGATCGCTTCGGCAGGATCGACATCCTGGTCAACAACGCCGGCATCTGTATTCACGAAAACGCTGAGGATATGACCGATGAACAATGGGATGCTGTGATGGATGTCAACCTTAAGGGGGTCTTCTATTGTTGCAGGGCCGTCGGAAAGGTGATGATAAAACAGGGCGGAGGGAAGATCGTCAACGTCGCATCGATGTCCGCCTCGATCGTCAACAGACCTCAAAACCAGGTCTCATACAACGCCTCCAAAGCCGGAGTGGTGATGTTGACAAAGTCGCTGGCCGTCGAATGGGCACAATACGGAATCAGAGTCAACGCCATCAGCCCCGGATATATGTTGACGGAGATGACGAAGAAGGTCTCCCACATGTTCCCGCTGTGGGAGCCAATGGTGCCTATGAGAAGATTGGGTGAGCCGGAGGAACTGAGAGGGGCGCTGTTGTTCCTGGTATCGGACGCCTCCTCCTATGTCACAGGCCACAATCTGATCGTAGATGGCGGGTACACCTTGATATAA
- a CDS encoding cellulase family glycosylhydrolase — protein sequence MCLTGYALIATSMFVRITFPEPAIPDSFGVNIHFTGEPGDLDLIAEAGFKLIRMDLTWSAVERRKGVYDFEGSGYDALTEGCLRRGIRPLYILDYSNRLYEPDRSVRSEEGRKGFASFAEAAARRYVGREILWEIWNEPNLSQFWNPQPGIDDYVKLVEETAPRIREADPSGLILAPATSGIPLDWLEECFRRGLLRWIDGLSVHPYRAQPPETVIEDYAALRELIKRYAPEGKEIPIISGEWGYSLINWDRSRLSQEEQARYLVRMFLVNLMEGVPVSIWYDWRDDGTDPNEREHHFGTMTHDLKTKAAYTAAKTLLQTLQGYRVEGRIDLDSEDDFALRLKRDNHVAVAFWTIGEDHEVTLPIGAGKGVLFNMLGGGSALSWNGKGLRTTISQGPRYLLLKSEDGGVR from the coding sequence ATGTGCTTGACCGGTTATGCCCTCATAGCGACGTCGATGTTCGTCCGAATCACCTTTCCCGAACCAGCTATACCGGATTCCTTCGGCGTGAACATACACTTCACCGGCGAGCCAGGGGATCTGGATCTGATAGCTGAAGCGGGTTTCAAACTGATCAGGATGGATCTGACTTGGTCGGCCGTTGAGAGGAGGAAAGGGGTTTATGATTTCGAAGGATCGGGATATGACGCCTTAACCGAAGGATGTCTGAGGCGAGGTATAAGGCCGCTCTACATCCTCGACTACAGCAACAGATTGTACGAGCCTGATAGATCCGTGCGAAGCGAGGAGGGGCGGAAGGGATTCGCCTCCTTTGCCGAAGCCGCCGCCAGAAGGTATGTCGGAAGGGAGATACTTTGGGAGATATGGAATGAACCGAATCTCTCGCAATTTTGGAACCCCCAGCCCGGTATCGATGATTACGTCAAGCTCGTCGAGGAAACCGCCCCGCGGATCAGAGAGGCCGATCCATCGGGCCTGATACTGGCCCCTGCCACATCAGGCATACCGCTCGACTGGCTTGAAGAGTGCTTCAGGAGAGGGTTGCTCAGGTGGATAGACGGGCTGAGCGTCCATCCATACCGAGCTCAACCGCCCGAAACGGTTATCGAGGATTATGCCGCCCTAAGGGAATTGATCAAACGATACGCCCCTGAGGGCAAGGAGATACCGATCATATCGGGTGAGTGGGGATATTCGCTCATAAACTGGGATAGATCGAGGCTCTCCCAGGAAGAGCAAGCCCGATATCTGGTGAGAATGTTCCTCGTGAACCTGATGGAGGGCGTGCCGGTGAGCATATGGTATGACTGGAGAGATGACGGCACCGATCCGAACGAGCGCGAACATCACTTCGGAACGATGACGCATGACCTTAAGACGAAAGCCGCTTATACCGCCGCAAAGACCCTCCTTCAGACGCTCCAAGGGTATAGGGTGGAGGGGAGGATCGATCTCGATAGCGAGGATGACTTCGCTCTCAGGCTAAAACGGGATAATCATGTCGCCGTGGCCTTCTGGACGATCGGCGAGGATCATGAGGTGACTTTGCCGATAGGTGCGGGTAAGGGGGTGCTTTTCAACATGCTGGGAGGAGGCTCAGCCCTGTCATGGAACGGAAAGGGATTGAGGACGACGATATCCCAAGGTCCGAGATATCTGCTCCTGAAATCGGAGGATGGAGGTGTCAGATGA